A portion of the Pseudarthrobacter sp. L1SW genome contains these proteins:
- the secD gene encoding protein translocase subunit SecD: MARTGPKKPGLRVLVWLGVILAALTAVLAGGTLAGQASWAPKLALDLEGGTQMILAPKVEGGSDINEEQLNQAVAIIRQRVDGSGVAEAEISTQSGRNVVVSLPGTPSTQTRDLIQASADMNFRPVLLAGAGAPVPEEQRAPEDQLPKPTAEPANSSDTNWITPEVYRQFETLDCDNPAQDKQERSDPAKPLVTCEPATDTTPAIKYILGPVEVKGSNIVTSSFQLQQGAQGAVTNDWAVNIQFDDEGTAKFKEVTERLNQFYVAAGGDAGNDPKAQFAIVLDDQVISAPRSLAVITDGRPQITGGFTEQSAKALSDQLRFGALPISFEIQSEQQISATLGGEQLRMGLLAGLIGLLLVVVYSLFQYRALGFVTIASLVVAGILTYLAIAILGWTENYRLSLAGVAGIIVAIGQTADSFIVYFERIRDELREGRGLVSAVENGWKRAKRTVLASKAVNLLAALVLYFVAVGNVRGFAFTLGLTAIADLIVVFMFTHPTLQLLARTRFFGEGHRLSGLDPKRLGAVPLYRGAGRIRTPDAKPSAVRAKNAGAAAEAERRMTIAERRLAEKQEQLAGSSKSSAKENK; this comes from the coding sequence ATGGCACGAACTGGCCCCAAGAAACCAGGCCTCAGGGTCCTGGTCTGGCTCGGTGTAATCCTCGCCGCCCTCACTGCCGTCCTGGCTGGGGGCACCCTTGCCGGACAGGCAAGCTGGGCACCCAAACTGGCCCTGGACCTCGAAGGCGGCACCCAGATGATCCTGGCGCCGAAGGTAGAGGGCGGCTCGGACATCAACGAGGAACAGCTCAACCAGGCCGTGGCGATCATCCGCCAGCGTGTTGACGGTTCAGGTGTTGCAGAGGCCGAGATCAGCACCCAGTCCGGGCGCAACGTGGTGGTCAGCCTGCCCGGCACCCCCTCCACCCAGACCCGCGACCTGATCCAGGCCTCCGCCGACATGAACTTCCGTCCCGTCCTGCTCGCCGGAGCAGGTGCGCCGGTACCGGAGGAGCAGCGGGCGCCTGAGGACCAGTTGCCAAAGCCGACGGCGGAACCCGCCAACAGCAGCGACACGAACTGGATCACCCCCGAGGTCTACCGCCAGTTCGAAACCCTGGACTGCGACAACCCGGCCCAGGACAAGCAGGAACGCTCGGACCCGGCCAAGCCGCTGGTGACATGCGAGCCTGCCACGGACACCACCCCTGCCATCAAGTACATCCTGGGCCCGGTGGAGGTCAAGGGCAGCAACATCGTCACGTCCTCGTTCCAGCTCCAGCAGGGGGCACAGGGCGCCGTCACCAATGACTGGGCTGTCAACATCCAGTTCGACGACGAGGGGACTGCGAAGTTCAAGGAGGTCACCGAACGCCTGAACCAGTTCTACGTGGCCGCCGGCGGTGACGCAGGCAACGACCCCAAGGCGCAGTTCGCCATTGTGCTCGATGACCAGGTCATTTCCGCACCCCGGTCCCTCGCTGTCATCACCGACGGCCGTCCCCAGATCACCGGCGGGTTTACCGAGCAGAGCGCAAAGGCCCTGTCCGACCAGCTCCGGTTCGGTGCACTGCCCATCAGTTTCGAAATCCAAAGCGAGCAGCAGATTTCCGCCACCCTCGGCGGGGAACAGCTGCGGATGGGCCTCCTCGCGGGCCTCATCGGCCTCCTGCTGGTGGTGGTCTATTCCCTGTTCCAGTACCGGGCGCTCGGCTTTGTGACCATCGCGTCACTGGTGGTGGCCGGGATCCTTACCTACCTCGCCATCGCCATCCTGGGATGGACGGAGAACTACCGCCTGTCCCTCGCGGGCGTCGCGGGCATCATTGTGGCCATCGGCCAGACGGCGGACTCCTTCATCGTCTACTTCGAGCGGATCCGCGATGAGCTCCGTGAAGGCCGCGGCCTGGTCTCCGCCGTCGAAAACGGCTGGAAGCGCGCCAAGCGGACGGTCCTGGCCTCGAAGGCCGTCAACCTGCTGGCCGCCCTGGTCCTGTACTTCGTGGCCGTGGGCAACGTCCGCGGCTTTGCCTTCACCCTGGGCCTGACCGCCATCGCCGACCTCATTGTGGTGTTCATGTTCACCCACCCCACGCTCCAGCTCCTGGCCCGCACAAGGTTCTTCGGCGAGGGCCACCGGCTGTCCGGACTCGACCCGAAGCGCCTGGGCGCCGTCCCGCTTTACCGGGGTGCCGGACGCATCCGCACTCCGGACGCCAAACCGTCCGCGGTCCGTGCCAAGAACGCCGGCGCCGCAGCAGAAGCCGAGCGCAGGATGACCATTGCGGAACGCCGCCTGGCGGAGAAGCAGGAGCAGCTTGCGGGCTCCTCGAAGTCCTCAGCGAAGGAGAACAAGTAA
- the yajC gene encoding preprotein translocase subunit YajC codes for MSILLFVMLGVFIFMMFRRNKKTQQQQAELQSKFGPGVDVMTSFGLFGRIVAIDDEENKVTLELSPGNLATVHRQAVTKIVEPAAAAEPEVASPAVPDDASSLTASEGGSTAATAETPDEAPQRLNDEGKKDS; via the coding sequence ATGTCAATTCTCCTGTTCGTCATGCTCGGCGTATTCATCTTCATGATGTTCCGCCGCAACAAGAAGACGCAGCAGCAGCAGGCGGAGCTCCAGTCGAAATTCGGCCCGGGCGTGGACGTCATGACCAGTTTCGGCCTGTTCGGCCGCATCGTTGCCATCGACGACGAGGAAAACAAGGTCACCCTGGAACTGTCACCGGGCAACCTCGCCACCGTGCACCGCCAGGCCGTCACCAAGATCGTGGAACCCGCAGCAGCAGCCGAGCCCGAAGTTGCTTCACCGGCCGTGCCGGATGATGCCTCCTCGCTGACGGCGTCCGAAGGCGGCAGCACGGCTGCAACAGCGGAAACACCTGACGAAGCACCGCAGCGCCTCAACGACGAGGGCAAGAAGGACAGTTAG
- the ruvB gene encoding Holliday junction branch migration DNA helicase RuvB — protein sequence MAEPSLVAAGEEPEERAIEAALRPKNLDDFVGQHRVRKQLSLVLQASRMRGRSADHVLFSGPPGLGKTTLAMIVASEMSAPLRISSGPAIQHAGDLAAILSSLSEGEVLFLDEIHRMSRPAEEMLYMAMEDFRVDIVVGKGAGATAIPLELPPFTLVGATTRAGLLPGPLRDRFGFTGHLEFYSVPELELVLRRSAGLLDLKVNSAGFSEIAGRSRGTPRIANRLLRRVRDWALVHGIDQIDARAASAALDMYEVDKKGLDRLDRAVLEALITKFGGGPVGLSTLAIAVGEETETVETVAEPFLVREGLLGRTPRGRIAMAPAWTHLGYAIPSGVFAQEQLDLFEPAADTEPAGGWVPENQ from the coding sequence GTGGCTGAACCGTCACTGGTGGCCGCGGGGGAGGAGCCGGAGGAACGCGCCATCGAGGCGGCGCTCCGGCCCAAGAACCTGGACGACTTTGTTGGCCAGCACCGGGTCCGCAAGCAGTTGTCCCTGGTGCTCCAGGCATCCCGGATGCGCGGGCGCAGCGCGGACCATGTGCTCTTTTCCGGCCCGCCCGGACTCGGTAAGACAACCCTGGCCATGATCGTCGCGTCGGAAATGAGTGCGCCGCTGCGGATCAGCAGCGGTCCCGCCATCCAGCATGCCGGGGACCTCGCAGCCATCCTCTCCTCCCTCTCGGAGGGCGAGGTGCTGTTCCTGGATGAGATCCACCGGATGTCCCGGCCGGCCGAGGAAATGCTCTATATGGCCATGGAGGACTTCCGGGTGGACATCGTGGTGGGCAAGGGGGCGGGCGCAACCGCGATTCCGCTCGAACTGCCGCCCTTCACCCTGGTGGGCGCCACCACCCGGGCCGGCCTGCTGCCCGGGCCCCTTCGGGACCGGTTCGGGTTCACCGGCCACCTGGAGTTCTACTCCGTCCCGGAGCTCGAACTGGTGCTGCGCCGCTCTGCCGGCCTGCTGGACCTCAAGGTCAACTCCGCCGGTTTCAGCGAAATCGCGGGACGCTCCCGCGGCACCCCCCGTATCGCGAACCGGCTGCTGCGGCGTGTCCGGGACTGGGCCCTGGTGCACGGCATTGACCAGATTGACGCGCGGGCGGCATCCGCAGCCCTGGACATGTACGAGGTGGACAAGAAGGGCCTTGACAGGCTGGACCGCGCCGTCCTTGAAGCACTCATCACCAAGTTCGGCGGCGGTCCCGTGGGGCTGTCCACGCTGGCGATCGCCGTCGGCGAAGAAACCGAGACCGTGGAAACGGTGGCGGAGCCCTTCCTGGTGCGGGAAGGGCTCCTGGGCCGCACGCCCCGGGGCAGGATAGCCATGGCTCCCGCATGGACGCACCTCGGCTATGCCATCCCGTCGGGAGTCTTCGCGCAGGAGCAGCTGGACCTGTTCGAGCCGGCCGCGGACACGGAACCCGCGGGCGGCTGGGTCCCGGAGAACCAATAG
- the ruvA gene encoding Holliday junction branch migration protein RuvA, translating into MISFLRGTVAHVGLSTAVIDLNGAGMSVNATPQTLSRLRTGEEGQLFTSLIVREDSLTLFGFASDDEREVFDVLLSVSGVGPRLALAVLAVHEPEAIRVAAHTGDSKTFTKVPGIGPKVAGRIVLELAGKLVPHGTAGTAGAPTAAEAAWKPQVVAAMTSLGWSEKDASSSIDKALADDPEVSFRGNVPEILRTTLRWLGQDGARAGNRVGSRG; encoded by the coding sequence TTGATCAGTTTCCTACGCGGGACGGTAGCGCACGTGGGTCTCTCCACGGCTGTCATTGACCTCAACGGTGCGGGCATGAGCGTCAACGCCACCCCCCAGACCCTGAGCCGGCTGCGCACGGGGGAAGAGGGCCAGCTCTTCACCTCGCTGATTGTGCGGGAGGATTCGCTCACCCTCTTCGGTTTCGCGTCCGACGACGAGCGTGAAGTTTTCGATGTCCTCCTCAGCGTGAGCGGGGTCGGCCCCCGGCTGGCCCTGGCTGTCCTGGCGGTGCACGAGCCGGAGGCCATCCGGGTGGCCGCCCACACCGGGGACAGCAAGACCTTCACCAAGGTGCCCGGCATTGGTCCCAAAGTGGCCGGGCGGATCGTGCTCGAACTTGCGGGCAAACTGGTGCCGCACGGTACGGCAGGCACTGCCGGTGCGCCTACAGCTGCAGAAGCCGCCTGGAAGCCGCAGGTGGTGGCGGCCATGACCAGCCTGGGCTGGTCTGAAAAGGACGCGTCGTCCAGCATCGACAAGGCCCTGGCGGATGACCCCGAGGTCTCCTTCCGCGGCAACGTGCCTGAGATCCTGCGGACCACGCTCCGCTGGCTGGGCCAGGACGGCGCCCGGGCCGGAAACCGCGTAGGCAGCCGTGGCTGA
- the ruvC gene encoding crossover junction endodeoxyribonuclease RuvC: MTLRVLGVDPGLTRCGIGVVDVERNRRATMVAVGVVGTSPDETLDQRLLVIASSIDEWLDRYEPAVLAVERVFSQLNVSTVMGVAQASGVVIAAAARRGIPVALHTPSEVKAAVTGSGSSNKDAVTKLVTKILRLDAPPRPADAADALALAITHAWRAGSGAAVATTGPGSSSLTPAQRAWAEAEAKARRAR, encoded by the coding sequence GTGACGCTGCGCGTCCTCGGGGTGGACCCGGGCCTGACACGCTGCGGGATCGGCGTGGTGGACGTGGAACGGAACCGGCGGGCCACCATGGTTGCCGTGGGGGTGGTGGGCACCTCGCCCGACGAAACCCTCGACCAGCGGCTCCTGGTCATCGCCTCCTCGATCGACGAGTGGCTGGACCGCTACGAACCCGCGGTCCTCGCCGTCGAGCGCGTCTTCTCCCAACTGAACGTCAGCACGGTGATGGGCGTGGCCCAGGCATCCGGCGTGGTGATCGCCGCCGCCGCCCGGCGCGGGATCCCGGTGGCGCTGCATACGCCGTCGGAGGTCAAGGCGGCGGTTACCGGCAGCGGTTCCTCCAACAAGGATGCCGTGACCAAGCTGGTCACCAAGATCCTGCGCCTGGATGCGCCGCCACGGCCTGCCGATGCTGCCGACGCACTGGCGCTGGCCATCACCCACGCCTGGCGGGCCGGCAGTGGGGCAGCCGTGGCGACCACCGGGCCCGGCAGTTCATCCCTGACTCCCGCCCAGCGGGCCTGGGCGGAGGCAGAAGCGAAGGCGCGCCGCGCACGCTGA
- a CDS encoding YebC/PmpR family DNA-binding transcriptional regulator, which yields MSGHSKWATTKHKKAILDSRRAKSFAKLIKNIEVAARMGGPDLSGNPGLELAVTKAKKTSVPADNIDRAIKRGAGLTGEVVDYTEIMYECRGPQGSALLIECLTDNKNRAASEVRLAISRNGGTIADPGSVSYLFSRKGVVTLPKKDLTEDDVLMAVLDAGAEEVKDNGETFEIHSDPKDLQAVRDALKEAGIEYDTDEAEFVPSMEVPLDLEAARKFMKLVDALEDLDDVQNVYSNADLSDDVQAALESE from the coding sequence ATGTCAGGCCACTCCAAATGGGCAACGACCAAGCACAAGAAGGCCATCCTCGATAGCCGCCGCGCCAAGTCGTTTGCCAAGCTGATCAAGAACATTGAAGTTGCTGCACGCATGGGCGGGCCGGACCTTTCCGGCAACCCGGGCCTGGAACTCGCCGTCACCAAAGCCAAGAAGACGTCTGTCCCGGCAGACAACATCGACCGCGCCATCAAGCGCGGCGCCGGGCTCACCGGTGAAGTAGTGGACTACACCGAGATCATGTACGAATGCCGCGGGCCGCAGGGTTCCGCCCTGCTGATCGAATGCCTCACGGACAACAAGAACCGTGCCGCCTCCGAGGTCCGCCTCGCCATCTCCCGCAACGGCGGCACCATCGCCGATCCCGGCTCCGTGAGCTACCTGTTCAGCCGCAAGGGCGTGGTCACCCTCCCTAAGAAGGACCTGACCGAGGACGACGTCCTGATGGCGGTCCTGGACGCCGGGGCCGAGGAAGTCAAGGACAACGGCGAAACCTTCGAGATCCATTCGGACCCCAAGGACCTCCAGGCCGTCCGTGATGCCCTGAAGGAGGCCGGCATCGAGTACGACACCGATGAGGCTGAGTTCGTTCCGTCCATGGAAGTTCCGCTGGACCTGGAAGCTGCCAGGAAGTTCATGAAGCTTGTTGACGCGCTGGAGGACCTCGACGACGTCCAGAACGTCTACAGCAACGCCGACCTCAGCGACGACGTCCAGGCCGCCCTGGAATCTGAGTGA
- the pdxT gene encoding pyridoxal 5'-phosphate synthase glutaminase subunit PdxT has product MANSLSADPACPGAGLRIGVLALQGDFREHLRAIELTGAQAVGIRRPEELDGLDGLVIPGGESTAIDKLARAFDLAEPLKERIAGGLPVYGSCAGMILLASDIADPATDLAGAPQQTFGGLDITVRRNAFGRQRESFETDLEFKGLEFSATEDGVPPVHAVFIRGPWVERVGPGVEILAQVEPADPEHASHAVPLPGTARIVAVRSGQLLATSFHPEVTGEKRVHELFIRMIRGEA; this is encoded by the coding sequence ATGGCAAATTCCCTTTCAGCTGATCCTGCGTGCCCGGGCGCCGGCCTTCGAATCGGTGTGCTGGCGCTCCAGGGCGACTTCCGCGAGCACCTCCGCGCGATCGAACTGACGGGCGCCCAGGCCGTTGGCATCCGCCGCCCGGAGGAGTTGGACGGGCTGGACGGGCTGGTCATTCCGGGCGGTGAATCCACCGCCATCGACAAGCTGGCCCGTGCCTTCGACCTGGCGGAGCCGCTCAAGGAACGGATCGCCGGGGGCCTGCCTGTCTACGGCTCCTGCGCCGGCATGATCCTGCTGGCCTCCGACATCGCCGATCCCGCCACGGACCTGGCCGGGGCTCCGCAGCAGACCTTCGGCGGCCTGGACATCACCGTCCGCCGCAACGCCTTCGGCCGGCAGCGGGAGTCCTTCGAGACGGACCTTGAGTTCAAGGGACTGGAGTTCAGCGCAACGGAAGACGGCGTGCCGCCCGTCCATGCCGTGTTCATCCGGGGGCCCTGGGTGGAGAGGGTGGGCCCCGGCGTCGAAATCCTTGCCCAGGTTGAGCCGGCCGACCCGGAACACGCGTCCCACGCGGTCCCGCTGCCCGGGACGGCTAGAATTGTTGCAGTGCGTTCCGGCCAGTTGCTGGCCACCTCCTTCCACCCGGAAGTGACTGGCGAGAAACGCGTACACGAACTTTTTATCCGCATGATCAGAGGAGAAGCGTAA